From Juglans regia cultivar Chandler chromosome 6, Walnut 2.0, whole genome shotgun sequence, the proteins below share one genomic window:
- the LOC108986192 gene encoding caffeoylshikimate esterase-like isoform X1, translating to MDLSLTLRFRPPELYLIPGKSTSPIYFPGKQYLPIIPRLKTNLVTTLSTPRPHLVLKAKIRSPLEGVSEEMNAIAFQNLDFAPARRRVRLAFVEVQRQLDHCLFKMAPTGIRTEEWYERNSRGMEIFCKSWMPEPGVRIKGALFFCHGYGDTCTFFFEGIAKYIAASGYAVYALDHPGFGLSEGLHGYIPSFDELAYNVIENYSKIKGRPELRGLRCFLLGQSMGGAVALKVHLKEPRGWNGVILVAPMCKIAEDVKPPAPVLKVLTLMSKVMPKAKLFPQKDLAELAFRELRKRKMAAYNVISYNEQTRLKTAVELLKVTSEIEKQVEKVSSPLLILHGAADKVTDPLVSQFLYEKASAKDKTLKLYDDGYHCILEGEPDDRIFRVLNDIVSWLDSRCSLD from the exons ATGGACCTCTCTCTCACGCTGAGATTCCGACCCCCGGAACTCTATCTTATTCCCGGAAAATCCACCTCTCCGATCTACTTTCCCGGAAAGCAATATCTACCCATTATTCCCCGTCTCAAGACGAACCTAGTGACCACACTTTCAACTCCAAGGCCTCACCTTGTTCTTAAGGCAAAAATAAGGTCACCACTGGAAGGCGTAAGTGAGGAGATGAATGCGATCGCTTTTCAGAACCTGGATTTCGCTCCCGCTAGAAGACGTGTCCGCTTGGCCTTCGTGGAGGTCCAACGGCAGCTTGATCATTGCTTGTTCAAG ATGGCTCCTACTGGGATCAGAACAGAGGAG TGGTACGAAAGGAACTCGAGGGGAATGGAAATTTTCTGTAAAAGCTGGATGCCAGAGCCTGGTGTTCGCATCAAAGGCGCTTTGTTCTTCTGCCATGGATATGGTGATACTTGCACATTCTTCTTTGAAG GTATTGCCAAGTATATTGCTGCATCTGGATATGCTGTTTATGCTTTGGACCATCCTGGTTTTGGCCTTTCTGAAGGGTTGCATGGTTACATCCCAAGCTTTGATGAATTAGCTTATAATGTAATAGAAaactattcaaaaatcaaag GAAGACCTGAATTGAGAGGGTTGCGCTGTTTTCTATTAGGACAGTCCATGGGCGGAGCCGTTGCTCTTAAAGTTCATCTAAAGGAACCACGTGGATGGAATGGAGTCATTCTTGTGGCCCCAATGTGCAAA ATTGCAGAGGACGTGAAACCTCCAGCTCCAGTTCTGAAAGTGTTAACCCTCATGTCTAAGGTCATGCCAAAAGCAAAGCTCTTCCCTCAGAAAGATCTAGCTGAGCTAGCCTTCAGAGaattgaggaaaagaaaaatg GCGGCCTACAATGTGATCTCTTATAATGAACAAACGCGGTTGAAAACTGCAGTGGAACTTTTGAAAGTGACTAGTGAAATTGAGAAACAAGTGGAGAAG GTTTCATCTCCATTGCTGATTCTTCATGGAGCTGCAGACAAGGTGACAGATCCGTTAGTAAGCCAGTTTCTTTATGAGAAGGCCTCTGCGAAAGACAAAACGCTAAAACTCTATGATGATGGTTATCACTGCATTCTGGAAGGGGAACCGGATGACAGAATATTTAGAGTCCTTAACGATATTGTTTCTTGGCTTGATTCTAGGTGTTCCCTTGACTAG
- the LOC108986192 gene encoding caffeoylshikimate esterase-like isoform X2, which produces MDLSLTLRFRPPELYLIPGKSTSPIYFPGKQYLPIIPRLKTNLVTTLSTPRPHLVLKAKIRSPLEGVSEEMNAIAFQNLDFAPARRRVRLAFVEVQRQLDHCLFKMAPTGIRTEEWYERNSRGMEIFCKSWMPEPGVRIKGALFFCHGYGDTCTFFFEGIAKYIAASGYAVYALDHPGFGLSEGLHGYIPSFDELAYNVIENYSKIKGQSMGGAVALKVHLKEPRGWNGVILVAPMCKIAEDVKPPAPVLKVLTLMSKVMPKAKLFPQKDLAELAFRELRKRKMAAYNVISYNEQTRLKTAVELLKVTSEIEKQVEKVSSPLLILHGAADKVTDPLVSQFLYEKASAKDKTLKLYDDGYHCILEGEPDDRIFRVLNDIVSWLDSRCSLD; this is translated from the exons ATGGACCTCTCTCTCACGCTGAGATTCCGACCCCCGGAACTCTATCTTATTCCCGGAAAATCCACCTCTCCGATCTACTTTCCCGGAAAGCAATATCTACCCATTATTCCCCGTCTCAAGACGAACCTAGTGACCACACTTTCAACTCCAAGGCCTCACCTTGTTCTTAAGGCAAAAATAAGGTCACCACTGGAAGGCGTAAGTGAGGAGATGAATGCGATCGCTTTTCAGAACCTGGATTTCGCTCCCGCTAGAAGACGTGTCCGCTTGGCCTTCGTGGAGGTCCAACGGCAGCTTGATCATTGCTTGTTCAAG ATGGCTCCTACTGGGATCAGAACAGAGGAG TGGTACGAAAGGAACTCGAGGGGAATGGAAATTTTCTGTAAAAGCTGGATGCCAGAGCCTGGTGTTCGCATCAAAGGCGCTTTGTTCTTCTGCCATGGATATGGTGATACTTGCACATTCTTCTTTGAAG GTATTGCCAAGTATATTGCTGCATCTGGATATGCTGTTTATGCTTTGGACCATCCTGGTTTTGGCCTTTCTGAAGGGTTGCATGGTTACATCCCAAGCTTTGATGAATTAGCTTATAATGTAATAGAAaactattcaaaaatcaaag GACAGTCCATGGGCGGAGCCGTTGCTCTTAAAGTTCATCTAAAGGAACCACGTGGATGGAATGGAGTCATTCTTGTGGCCCCAATGTGCAAA ATTGCAGAGGACGTGAAACCTCCAGCTCCAGTTCTGAAAGTGTTAACCCTCATGTCTAAGGTCATGCCAAAAGCAAAGCTCTTCCCTCAGAAAGATCTAGCTGAGCTAGCCTTCAGAGaattgaggaaaagaaaaatg GCGGCCTACAATGTGATCTCTTATAATGAACAAACGCGGTTGAAAACTGCAGTGGAACTTTTGAAAGTGACTAGTGAAATTGAGAAACAAGTGGAGAAG GTTTCATCTCCATTGCTGATTCTTCATGGAGCTGCAGACAAGGTGACAGATCCGTTAGTAAGCCAGTTTCTTTATGAGAAGGCCTCTGCGAAAGACAAAACGCTAAAACTCTATGATGATGGTTATCACTGCATTCTGGAAGGGGAACCGGATGACAGAATATTTAGAGTCCTTAACGATATTGTTTCTTGGCTTGATTCTAGGTGTTCCCTTGACTAG